Within Montipora foliosa isolate CH-2021 chromosome 3, ASM3666993v2, whole genome shotgun sequence, the genomic segment TGAACTTGTCATCAACAACAAAGACTGATCGTGACTTGCATCCTAGCGACATTACGGTATCATCCGTGAACGATTCCTTCATCACTCAAGAGGCTTTGGACTCCAGGATTAGAAATCAGTGTAACAGCAATATTTATGCTGCAGAAGGCTGTGAAGAAGAAAAActcgtttcaaataattttggCTCGGCTTTTGGTCGTGAACCGAGCTGGACCAGTTGTCCCGGGCGATCACACGCTTTCTTCTTCGGAACCACATTGCCTCAAACAGCGAAAGCGAAACGCAACGTCAGAGAGAAGCTGGGAAGGGTTAGCCCGCCTGATATTGGTGTCAAAGTCAAAAAGGATCAATTTTCTACGGAAAAAAGCTCTAAGGCGAAGAAGCGGACCAGCAGTTCAGAATTCGTAAAATCAAATAGACGAGTGTCTTGTCCAGGAGATGTTTCAAACACGGAGTCTTTAAAAGATATATCGGACTCCTCAACAAATTCCAAGTGGATAACACGCCTATTTGTTAACAGCAGTTACCGTTTAGAAGCCGATGAATCACGCGAAGTTTTGCCGAAAATTATTGAATCTATGGAAACAATGAACTCTAAAGGGACAAAGTTATCTACAACAAACGCAAGAAGAGATGAAATCATGACATCGAGCAAGTCTGCGTCACCCGGATATTTTTGTTCCGAAAAATCAATGGATCAAATTCCTCATGAAGGATATCATGAGTCTCAAAAAAGAATGTTGACGTCTGCACTATCAACGAGATCGGAAGGAAATGGCAAGGAGCAAAACAAGACTCCTACAGCCGATAAAAGCAAGACCATTGAAACCACTTATGCCGTGAAACGGCATGTTGTTCCTTCAAGATTCAAGACTGAAGACGGGAACGTATCGACGCGGAAAGTAAAATTTGATGATAAACGAATTAATATTCATTCCCCAAGTCTCGATACACGAGAAAAATCAAGAGAGAGATCCGAAAGAACAAAGTTTGAACGAAAGAAAGACACAATAAGTCCAAATAGAGGCTCTAAGTTAATGCCAAAAAGCGGAGTTTTGTCTGCTGAAGATGTCTTCACCCAAAAATCGCAATCAATCAAAATCTTCGAAGACGACATAAATCTCAAAGTTACGGCTTTTTTGAGAAGCAGCCAACCGATGGCAAGTCCGAAAACATTGAAAGTCAAAATACCAAAGAAGACCAAAGCCAGTGTATCGAACACCTCTGTCTCAATGAGACAGCAAAGAAGAGGCGATGGAATATTTGTTAACACTGATACTTGTCCCTCAAGCGCGCGTCTCATTCATCAAGACAGATCTTGGTATTATCAGGACCGGAGAGGCAAGTGTCGATACCTGCGGGTTCCCGAATCACCCGTCCCGCCCGTTGAATGGGTATTTCAGACGGATGACGATTAAAGTAAATGTTCGCTTTTACTCCCATTTTGTCCTTGATTTAACACCTACGAGCATAGCGATAGAATACATTCAAATGAGCCTTTCAGGCCTAAAGCTCATCAATTTCCTTGGAGTGGTCATCATGGCCGCATGTGATAAGTACATAAGTACAGTTTACGTACACCACGAACATTTGACTTAATTAAATGCAGGACTGAGAGATTAAAATCAAGTTTTATACCTAAATCTATAAGTAAATGGGACAATCCCAACATTTAATcgtatatataatataatttggtcgcattttttattattataattgttacattttttgtaaataaataatatcttTCTACGATCCTAATACTGTAAAAATCAAGATTTTCAAGCCTTATTGTTTGCAAGTTGATAtgtcaataaactttatttatttatttatgattgAATGCCGTCTCTGCCGCCAACTCTACACAAGGAAATAGAATTTTGGACACCACccaaataatttaaaagttcAGAGAAACCGCATGCAATCAAGGGTGGAAAATTTAGGGAATTTTTTTTCGAAGACATATGTCTATTTCAAATTCATAATCCACCATTTCGTTTTCGCTATTACATCATCAATAAAAGCCGCctggaatttcttctttttttcggTTCGTTGTCTCTTGATTTGACGCTCAAACGTCCAATCAGCAATCACTGACTCCTCTCGAGAAATAACTGAAAGCCATTTTACAATTCCTTGGTCGCCGCTGGAATTGAAGCAAAGTCCCTGTGAGACACCTCCTTGATGAAATGTAGAGCATGCATTGGGATATATATTCTACTACGACTTTTAAGACTTTAATTTTGATAACAATGGAAAATTC encodes:
- the LOC137994466 gene encoding micronuclear linker histone polyprotein-like, producing the protein MNKDFFFKVELNLSSTTKTDRDLHPSDITVSSVNDSFITQEALDSRIRNQCNSNIYAAEGCEEEKLVSNNFGSAFGREPSWTSCPGRSHAFFFGTTLPQTAKAKRNVREKLGRVSPPDIGVKVKKDQFSTEKSSKAKKRTSSSEFVKSNRRVSCPGDVSNTESLKDISDSSTNSKWITRLFVNSSYRLEADESREVLPKIIESMETMNSKGTKLSTTNARRDEIMTSSKSASPGYFCSEKSMDQIPHEGYHESQKRMLTSALSTRSEGNGKEQNKTPTADKSKTIETTYAVKRHVVPSRFKTEDGNVSTRKVKFDDKRINIHSPSLDTREKSRERSERTKFERKKDTISPNRGSKLMPKSGVLSAEDVFTQKSQSIKIFEDDINLKVTAFLRSSQPMASPKTLKVKIPKKTKASVSNTSVSMRQQRRGDGIFVNTDTCPSSARLIHQDRSWYYQDRRGKCRYLRVPESPVPPVEWVFQTDDD